AGAAAAACACCTACTTACACAAATAAAtcgcgaaataaataaaatattttaagaattagtagtaatgttataaattttttattgactgtttactaaaaaaaatgtatttatgtatgtatataaattactaAAGTATATAACTCAAGTAAAAAGAGAAtgataaacatttaaatgtaaataatgttttcattttaaaacgAACAGTTTGTTTAAGAGTATAAAAAAGAAGATAaactacaaatttgaaaaatatgttaatgtatgtatgtcaaCTAGCTAGtgcatattacttttttaaagctTGCACAAAATTGGACATATCATATTCTTCATCGTATTGCTGTTCAGACCACAATTCCggaagattttctataatagAATTCACTGTCATTTGACCCGAAGTGGACGAATTGGAATTTGATTTATCGTTGCCATTCTTATTGTTGCGTTCGTTTAAGTTAAACAAATCGAATATTTGGCCAGTAGCCATGGTATCCAAGCTGGCATTCTCAGCGCTAACTACAGTATTGGCGGTGAGCAATTTGAACTTTTGCAAGCACATAATTTTCTCCTCCATCGATTTGCGCGTGATCAGACGATAAACGTTGACCACTTTCTTTTGACCAATGCGATGAGCACGATCCATGGCCTGTAAATCTTTCATAGGATTCCAATCATGCTCCACAAATATGACAGTATCGGCCCCTGTAAGATTTAAGCCCAAACCACCAACCTGAAGATTGTAATACAATGTGAAAAAGTTATTGGATTATTTGGTATTTCGCACTCTTACCTGTGTTGTTAGCAATAGTACATCAATACTTGGATCGGTGTTAAAGTTGTTAACAATATCTTGTCGCATTGAAGCCGGTACACTGCCATCTAGGCGCAAGTAGGTTACAGTTGGCAAATGTTTCTTAAGCAAATCCTTTTCTACTATATCCAACATGACCTTTAATTGACAAAATATTAAAGCACGATGCTGAGACACCGACTCGGTTTGTACTCCAATGCCACAATCCAATAAAAGttgtctttcaaaaaaaaaaaaaaaataatgaaataagtgttacaacaaagtttttgaataaaataactaatatttCTGTTTCGAAATTGATACTTACTTCAATGCTGGCAATTTTGCCGAATGCTCGATATCACTTAGGGAACTCTGTTGCTGATTTAATTCTTGAGTGATACGTGCATATTCTGGATGCTTTGGCGTCAGCACCAATTTTGGATGATTGCATACATTTTGCAAGTAACGCAACGCATGGAATATGTGAGTTTTCGCACTAAATTCACCGCCATTTTCGAGACAATCCTTAATTTCTGAATTCAAATGAGTGCGACTGAAATCTTCGTATAAACGCTCCTGTAATGGACTCAATTCGCACAACAAGTCCTGAGTAATCTTTGGCGGTAGATCAGTGAGTACATCTTCCTTGACACGCCTCAGTAGGAAGGGTAAAACTTGACGATGAAGTGCTTCCATGGCCAATACACCGGCTTCTTGTTCTTTGCCCGAACTTTTAGCATCACGCGATGCAAATATGGGTCTGGAGTAGCGAGCTATAAATTGTTTCTCAGTTCCTAAGAAGCCCGGCATAAGGAAATCAAACAGAGACCACAATTCGAGCACATTATTTTGTATGGGTGTGCCAGAGAGTATTAAACGATGATTTGCCTTCAGCATTTTAATGGCTTTAGAACTTTTAGTCTTGCCATTCTTGATGATGTGGCCTTCATCCAAAACACAATAATTCCAGTTAATGGTCTTGAAGAAATCAATGTCCTTGCGTATAGTGTCATAGGAAGCCACGACCAAGTTTCGCTTGGTGCCAATATAGCTGCGCAGTCTCTCCCGGCAACTGGGCAAACCTACATAGTGCAAAGGTTTGAGAGTGTTTggatcttttaaaaatttctccaCTTCATAGACCCAGTGGCCTGTTAGCGTTGGTGGACATATAACCAAACTTGCTAAAGCGTTGCAATTGTTCTTTGCACGTTGATAGTGATCGCCTGCTAGTATACATATGGTTTGTAAAGTTTTACCCAGACCCATGTCATCGCATAGAATGCCATGTAAATTGTACTTGTTGAGAAACCACAGCCAATTTATGCCGGCCTGTTGGTATGAGCGCAATTCCACTGAAATCGGTACCGGTACTTTGTAATTAGGTATGGTCTTGGGAGCAAATAAGTAGTCCAAGAATTCCCGATCTCTAGTTTTGCGAGCTTGTAAATCGGCCGACTTTATCTCATGTTTGATGCCATTACTACCGGCTGCAGCCGCTGTATCTAGTGGCATTAATTGGATAAGAGTAGCAAAGCAGTGTGTCGAAAGGAGTCGCACACACTCGTCATTATCACTCATGGCTCCCAAAAGTGGCACAACTAACAGAACAATATAGGGAACAATACGTATTTGTAGCTTTTCCACAACTCGTTCTATAGTCTCAATAGCTCCCTGTCGTTCTATGACATTTTCAATCTTTTGCAATAAAATCATTATGTGATTGACCACAAAATCCATAACGCGACAAGGGTCTATGAGGGCCAAAGAAGCCAGACATCTAGCAGCCATATGACGAACAGCTTTTAGGGGATGGCCAATGAGTTTTCCCAATGGTTGTAATAGTTGAAAGAGTTTTTCGTGCAAATCGCTATGGAAGTGGggagcagcaatttcaaaaagttgtaACGAAGTCATCAAGTCGTTTGTTTGTCCAACATCTATTATTATTTCGGCCAGAACTTCCATTTTAGGAAAAGCCCCCACAAATTGTTCGATTTTATGAAGCATTAATTGTTCTATGATGGGCATTTTTTCCAGTAAGCTGTTCCCGAAATGTTGGCATAATTTTGTAACAGCGCTAGTGGAGCCCAAACGTTGTATGCGAGACTTTTTTATTTCGACTTCAGTGAGGGAAACTTTTGAGGTGATCTCACTGACAGCTGTTACAGCCAATGTTTCGCTTAAGGGTGGTCTTCCTGGGCCACGTGAAGTGCTAGGTGTGGTTGTACCACTGGGAGCACTGGATCCACCGGTTACCGATACCGATCTATTGGTGGATGTTGGGGTGTTTTGTTGTAAACTTAAAGTTAATATACCATAATAGATACATGAGTTGCTGTCACTTGCACTAGTAAGCACTGGTGATTGCTTCAACGATATACTAGGATTTAACTAAgaaaacgaaaataaatttaattctgTATATGTATGTGGTCTCTCAATTAACTTACTATTTTTGGAGTAAATTCGGTATCACTTTTGAGTAGAGTACTTAGATTAGTTAGTAATTTGCCATTTGGACTAGGAGTCCTATCACAAACCTCCGCCATAAACTGTACTAAGAACTCACAGGAGAGTTCTTGCAACAAAAAGCTTTCCTCTCGTTTAATTGATTCCATTAGAGGTTTGACCACAGGATTCAATTTCTCTGGAAGGCATTTCAAATACACTATGGCCCCAGCCAGAGCTGCTTGGGTGCTTACACTAAATGCGGCCTGTTCAGCTGAAGTCTGTTGAAATGAACTTTGTAAGCCTTTTCGGCGTTCCTCCAACATCTGAAGGATTTTCGGCTTCAGCGTATATTTTCTTAGATCGGCAGTAAGAGTTGTGGCTACAGATTCAATTTGGTCGAGTGTCAAAACTTTGGCTTGGCCAAAATCATTTATaggtattttatattgttttaaagtGGCGATAAAATCGTGAGTCTCTTGATGCAGTCTTTAATAACAAAcgaaaaattcaaatgtaaaaataagataaatgttgttttttacatacaaattaatttttataaatatttatgccgTATTAGAAATGCGTGCTTATTTGCCAacataattttgatttaaattataaataagagtgctatattcagTTGTTCCTCTCACCAAAGTAGactttaagataaatttttggttaaaaaaattggtggtgaagaaaaatggaaaaaaaattctggtaaaTTGTAGATCAGCATTTCTATGCCATTATATTCGTCGTTGTAATGCTCTTTGGAATGTGTATATCAAAGGTccgattatatttaaataaaagtcctTGAATGATGCTAAATAATTAGatgttgggaatggatttatggaataaatggctgacatttttaattccgaattaatattatacggaattaagctcaaatttaattaattcgaagctctggtttatgttaatatattaataatttaaaatcaaaaaatcattaaaaaatcgaggttgtcgtggttttttgcttatatctcagccatttgttggccgatATCACCTTATTTATATAGCAACAGAACCAGGACTATGGCGAATATATagggtatatatattctggatcgttgtaGTTAACATAATTGATACAACAATATATCGCGTATAGtcctggttcggttgctatttaaaatgaggaaatcggcacacaaatggctgaaatacaAGCAAAAATCCACGACTtgattttttaaccaaaaatttattttcacaaattttgttttcatcaaaattatttttcaaaaaattttcttttttaacaaaaatagttttcattatttaccTTAAAGATTACATTGTTGAATGATATgtaagatttaaacaaaaaaatgttttttttatgcaaaattatttttttatttgtgctaTCAAATATTCGTACCTTGTTAAGGAAACAGCTACTTCGTCATAGTATACATATTCCATGATACAGTAACGCAATTTTTCTTGCAGCTGGGAGGGTCCGGGACAGACAGTAGGATCACTCTTTGCCCAAAATGCTATAATTAGGCCACAAACTAAACGCTGTACTGCTGATCTCGAATTTAAATGGCCCAGCAAAACTTTGGTATAACAATCCATCGGACTTTCAGTGTCTGCTGTGTAGATGACACCCGGTGCGGGCTTAACCAAAAAGTGAGACAATGAGCCTAATACTCGGGAGGCCGTTACACGAGCACGTACATAATTTTGCTCTCTTACTTCAATGGGAGTTGATTCGCTGCCACCTAAATACAATTTTAGGGAAGCAGTTGGATTTGAACCACCTAAATCATCTGCTAGTTTATGGTGACGTTTCCGTTGAGTGGCTGAGTCGCTCGTTTCTCCTGTTCCGCTCgatgtttgtattaaaattgaGGGATCGAATGACAAACGTGGCGGCTGCATGGCTAAGCAAATCCATGAAGATACAAAGGGACACGCAGCATGTAATAGGGCTCCCAAATCAGCATTTGCTATTAGATTTAACCAGACATCTCTGGCCATTTGTTGAATTTCTTCATGAGGCTCGACTAGAATACGCTGAAAAACATGCCTTAAGGCCTCTTGTAACAACTTCCATTGCCAGTCTATAACTCCAAAATTAAGACTAAGATTCTTagaatcaaaacaaaaattttcaccACATTTCGATGAGACGGTAGCACTGGTGTTCCCTTCATAACCACTTAACTTCCCAGCTCCGTTTTTTTCCATAGTAGATGCATTCCTGGTGAGAGTTTTTAAAGTCACTAAAGTAGATTTACGCACCGAACTTGTGCTATGTGAAAGGAATGGCCATAAGCGAGGTATCAGAGTAGACATTGGCTCCATTCTataatagagaaaaaataaacgaaCACATTAATTGCTATAATTGTGAagcatataaaaactaaacttaCTGTATCCACATGGAGGCATTTGGAAGACATAATATGGCAGCCAACAGTCCCATAAAATTATTACTAGCTGAAGTCAATTCGTCCTGATCGAGCAATAAATCCCACAGCATTTTAACAATCGAAGAAACTTGTGTTGGATTCAAAAGTTTGGGCAACCATGACGCCACTGGTATTAGCGTTGAAGCTGCAACTGCCCCAACATCATCTACCGTATCGAAAAGTCCCATTAGAATGTCGGATATAGAttgtggcaaataaatttgtagcaAATCCTCACGAaccacaaatacatattttaaacctAACAAACCACCATGACGAACTTCCCACTCGCTTTGCTTGAGTAGAGTGCGTAGAATGAAGACAATTTCATGGACTTTATTGGCATCCATTTCTTTAACAATTGTACCCAAGACCTGGGCACAAGTTTCTCGAACGGGGGCCACAACTTGATCGGAAACAAAGTCTCCGAAACGATCTAAACACAAGACACAAAGCAAACGTAAAGCTGCATCTTCCAACCACAAATTGTGATAATGTTGCATCTAAAATATTCCATAacagtttatttgttttgagcTTCTGAAATTAGTATTTACCTCCTCTAGTGTCATGTTTAAACTTTTTCCAGCTCCCCCAGCTTGCTGATTAATAAGTTCGCGCAGAGCAGTAGCGGCTCCATGGCGTACTTCCCACTTTGCATTAAAGAGGTCTACATAGAGACGGGCACAGAAATTTTCCAATGGCCAGTGTATCGCATCAATCCACATTCCAGTAGCATCAGGTACCGGATCTAGAGTTTCACATCGAGACGAGTTATTAGGTATTAAACATTTAGAAATCACTTACCACTTAAACTGTAGAAAATTTCTTGTCTAT
The nucleotide sequence above comes from Calliphora vicina chromosome 1, idCalVici1.1, whole genome shotgun sequence. Encoded proteins:
- the Hel89B gene encoding TATA-binding protein-associated factor 172, with protein sequence MTSRLDRLFILLESGSSAVTRRAAAKQIGEIQKLYPHELHALLNRLIGYLHSTSWDTRIAAAQTVEAILANVPDWRPEGNAIKREVKKEENAAGGDEENSCQSNASSTTTLTSVSANSDYYKERYLTFSEFNLEQVLKKGARLIGSEGNEFDCIEDAAGADLGNADNAAERLSRQRALLNEKLGLTQASKLGVNLTDMISDEDMMRSGGNYNVNEEKVPVEHILNIKPNVNLIPSNGQQLSCREMNRAKRKARQNASTSSTPSSAVATSSTGIGSSSSANGTTDEPEKKRQKTGETHRQEIFYSLSDPVPDATGMWIDAIHWPLENFCARLYVDLFNAKWEVRHGAATALRELINQQAGGAGKSLNMTLEEMQHYHNLWLEDAALRLLCVLCLDRFGDFVSDQVVAPVRETCAQVLGTIVKEMDANKVHEIVFILRTLLKQSEWEVRHGGLLGLKYVFVVREDLLQIYLPQSISDILMGLFDTVDDVGAVAASTLIPVASWLPKLLNPTQVSSIVKMLWDLLLDQDELTSASNNFMGLLAAILCLPNASMWIQMEPMSTLIPRLWPFLSHSTSSVRKSTLVTLKTLTRNASTMEKNGAGKLSGYEGNTSATVSSKCGENFCFDSKNLSLNFGVIDWQWKLLQEALRHVFQRILVEPHEEIQQMARDVWLNLIANADLGALLHAACPFVSSWICLAMQPPRLSFDPSILIQTSSGTGETSDSATQRKRHHKLADDLGGSNPTASLKLYLGGSESTPIEVREQNYVRARVTASRVLGSLSHFLVKPAPGVIYTADTESPMDCYTKVLLGHLNSRSAVQRLVCGLIIAFWAKSDPTVCPGPSQLQEKLRYCIMEYVYYDEVAVSLTRLHQETHDFIATLKQYKIPINDFGQAKVLTLDQIESVATTLTADLRKYTLKPKILQMLEERRKGLQSSFQQTSAEQAAFSVSTQAALAGAIVYLKCLPEKLNPVVKPLMESIKREESFLLQELSCEFLVQFMAEVCDRTPSPNGKLLTNLSTLLKSDTEFTPKILNPSISLKQSPVLTSASDSNSCIYYGILTLSLQQNTPTSTNRSVSVTGGSSAPSGTTTPSTSRGPGRPPLSETLAVTAVSEITSKVSLTEVEIKKSRIQRLGSTSAVTKLCQHFGNSLLEKMPIIEQLMLHKIEQFVGAFPKMEVLAEIIIDVGQTNDLMTSLQLFEIAAPHFHSDLHEKLFQLLQPLGKLIGHPLKAVRHMAARCLASLALIDPCRVMDFVVNHIMILLQKIENVIERQGAIETIERVVEKLQIRIVPYIVLLVVPLLGAMSDNDECVRLLSTHCFATLIQLMPLDTAAAAGSNGIKHEIKSADLQARKTRDREFLDYLFAPKTIPNYKVPVPISVELRSYQQAGINWLWFLNKYNLHGILCDDMGLGKTLQTICILAGDHYQRAKNNCNALASLVICPPTLTGHWVYEVEKFLKDPNTLKPLHYVGLPSCRERLRSYIGTKRNLVVASYDTIRKDIDFFKTINWNYCVLDEGHIIKNGKTKSSKAIKMLKANHRLILSGTPIQNNVLELWSLFDFLMPGFLGTEKQFIARYSRPIFASRDAKSSGKEQEAGVLAMEALHRQVLPFLLRRVKEDVLTDLPPKITQDLLCELSPLQERLYEDFSRTHLNSEIKDCLENGGEFSAKTHIFHALRYLQNVCNHPKLVLTPKHPEYARITQELNQQQSSLSDIEHSAKLPALKQLLLDCGIGVQTESVSQHRALIFCQLKVMLDIVEKDLLKKHLPTVTYLRLDGSVPASMRQDIVNNFNTDPSIDVLLLTTQVGGLGLNLTGADTVIFVEHDWNPMKDLQAMDRAHRIGQKKVVNVYRLITRKSMEEKIMCLQKFKLLTANTVVSAENASLDTMATGQIFDLFNLNERNNKNGNDKSNSNSSTSGQMTVNSIIENLPELWSEQQYDEEYDMSNFVQALKK